From the genome of Naumannella halotolerans, one region includes:
- a CDS encoding M20/M25/M40 family metallo-hydrolase, with protein sequence MNELEWGDKSLTAILNDLQQLIECESPSADLAAVARSADLISSLGEQRLGSSPERIVIDGCTHLRWQLGSTAADARRVVLLAHHDTVWPLGTLANRPFAITDGILTGPGCFDMLTGLVMAMHVAAQFVDRRDVGLTLLVTGDEELGSPSSRGLIEETARGAVAALVLEASADGALKIGRKGTSIYQVQLAGKAAHAGLEPENGINATVELAHQVIAVAELSDTALGTTVTPTLATGGQTQNTVPDRAEFAVDVRAATVAEQERVDRAFAALVPQAGAEISIAGGINRPPLEPAMSQDLLDRTVAIAQRLGLPEPRAVSVGGASDGNFTAALGVPTLDGLGAAGGGAHAADEHVLVDQIPPRTALLRALVSDLLG encoded by the coding sequence GTGAACGAACTCGAGTGGGGCGACAAGTCCCTGACGGCCATCCTGAACGATCTGCAGCAACTGATCGAATGCGAATCACCGTCGGCCGACCTCGCCGCGGTCGCCCGATCGGCAGACCTGATCAGCAGCCTCGGGGAACAGCGGCTGGGCAGCAGCCCGGAGCGAATCGTGATCGACGGCTGCACCCATCTGCGATGGCAACTCGGCAGCACCGCGGCCGACGCCCGGCGGGTGGTGCTGCTCGCCCACCACGACACCGTCTGGCCGCTCGGCACCCTGGCGAACCGGCCGTTCGCGATCACCGACGGCATCCTCACCGGCCCGGGCTGTTTCGACATGCTCACCGGACTGGTGATGGCGATGCATGTGGCCGCCCAGTTCGTCGACCGTCGCGATGTCGGGCTGACCCTGCTGGTCACCGGTGACGAGGAGCTCGGCTCACCCAGCTCGCGGGGCCTGATCGAGGAGACCGCCCGCGGCGCCGTCGCCGCCCTGGTGCTGGAGGCCAGCGCCGACGGGGCGTTGAAGATCGGCCGCAAGGGTACGTCGATCTACCAGGTGCAGCTCGCCGGCAAGGCAGCCCATGCCGGACTGGAACCGGAGAACGGGATCAACGCCACTGTCGAGCTGGCCCACCAGGTGATCGCCGTGGCCGAGCTGTCCGACACCGCGCTCGGCACCACGGTGACACCGACCCTGGCCACCGGTGGTCAGACCCAGAACACCGTGCCCGACCGGGCCGAGTTCGCCGTCGACGTCCGTGCCGCCACGGTCGCCGAACAGGAACGCGTCGATCGCGCGTTCGCGGCGCTGGTGCCGCAGGCCGGTGCGGAGATCAGCATCGCCGGTGGCATCAACCGGCCACCGCTGGAACCGGCGATGTCGCAGGACCTCCTCGACCGTACCGTGGCGATCGCGCAGCGACTGGGGCTGCCGGAACCCCGCGCGGTCTCGGTCGGCGGGGCCTCGGACGGCAACTTCACCGCCGCCCTGGGCGTACCCACCCTGGACGGTCTGGGAGCGGCCGGCGGCGGGGCACATGCGGCCGACGAGCACGTGCTGGTCGATCAGATCCCGCCGCGGACGGCGCTGCTGCGGGCGCTGGTCAGCGACCTGCTGGGCTGA
- a CDS encoding AIPR family protein, protein MHTLTGKRVAKFARDFGFAVSEDKQFELYVAANYLYPYLRDDVDKIERSVHGGGSDEGIDIAAIVVNGQLVFEPSEIEELISEQASNTARVIFIQAKTSESYDAKLISKFLHGIESVTKYAINPQSIALPAALVDLAALIDKIAENGDKFQETRIPCEVFYVTTSGHDGADARKELQVTEAVHRINELGVYSEPFELKTHGHDALAAKLKERHGPQNIRFEFTKRQTIPATERVSEAYIGLLSGTEALKLLTDETGAIRPGIFDDNVRLDLGAHNTVNMRITRTLESEEREQFPFLNNGLTIIASSLRGAGDKFFISGYQIVNGGQTSHQLVRWAASRRVRENPELLSDLWIPVKVVSSEDASVRTSVAIATNLQTAIGSTDIQASSQTAKDVEEYFTQTGADGLRYLRQVQHAALDFPRTRVVTTPELNGQSPRRSSANPSERSVHPRNSKPRIPSCGVAIQSRRITTPPGSSTGWIDTSLAIPTPQP, encoded by the coding sequence TTGCACACTCTCACGGGTAAACGTGTCGCCAAGTTTGCGCGCGATTTTGGCTTCGCGGTATCAGAGGATAAGCAGTTCGAGCTCTATGTTGCTGCCAACTACCTCTATCCGTATCTACGGGACGATGTGGACAAGATCGAGCGGTCCGTCCACGGAGGAGGGTCGGACGAGGGAATCGACATCGCTGCCATAGTCGTCAACGGGCAGCTCGTGTTCGAACCCTCGGAAATCGAAGAGCTGATCTCAGAGCAGGCCTCGAACACCGCACGAGTCATCTTCATCCAGGCCAAGACGAGCGAGTCTTACGACGCAAAACTGATCTCAAAGTTCCTCCATGGGATCGAGTCAGTCACGAAGTACGCGATAAACCCGCAGAGTATTGCTCTCCCTGCCGCGCTAGTGGACCTCGCAGCACTGATCGACAAGATTGCCGAGAACGGTGACAAGTTCCAGGAAACACGAATCCCGTGTGAAGTGTTCTACGTCACAACCAGCGGGCACGACGGGGCTGATGCACGCAAAGAACTGCAGGTCACTGAGGCGGTTCACCGGATCAACGAACTCGGGGTGTATTCGGAACCCTTCGAGTTGAAAACTCACGGACACGATGCACTGGCAGCGAAGCTGAAGGAACGACACGGGCCACAAAACATTCGGTTTGAGTTCACGAAGCGGCAGACTATCCCGGCCACCGAACGTGTGAGTGAGGCCTACATCGGCCTGCTATCTGGAACGGAAGCGCTGAAGCTGTTAACCGACGAGACTGGCGCCATCCGGCCCGGTATCTTCGATGACAATGTGCGGCTCGATCTCGGAGCGCACAACACTGTCAACATGCGAATCACTCGAACCCTCGAAAGCGAGGAACGTGAACAGTTCCCGTTCCTGAACAACGGTCTGACGATCATCGCTAGCTCTCTTAGGGGAGCTGGAGACAAGTTCTTCATATCTGGCTACCAGATCGTGAACGGCGGGCAGACGAGCCATCAGCTGGTCAGATGGGCGGCGAGCCGGAGGGTCAGAGAGAACCCGGAACTCTTGTCCGATCTCTGGATTCCAGTGAAGGTTGTCAGTTCGGAAGATGCAAGCGTGCGAACCAGTGTAGCGATTGCTACGAACCTCCAAACTGCGATCGGTTCGACGGACATCCAGGCGAGTTCGCAGACCGCCAAGGACGTGGAGGAGTATTTCACCCAGACAGGTGCCGATGGTCTGCGCTACCTGCGTCAGGTGCAGCACGCCGCACTCGACTTTCCGAGGACGCGGGTCGTCACTACGCCAGAGCTCAACGGGCAGTCGCCGCGACGCTCTTCGGCGAATCCTTCCGAGCGATCGGTTCACCCAAGGAACTCGAAGCCGAGGATTCCTTCGTGTGGGGTAGCTATTCAGTCGAGGCGTATTACTACGCCGCCTGGATCCTCTACCGGGTGGATCGATACTTCGCTCGCAATCCCGACTCCACAACCCTGA
- a CDS encoding sigma-70 family RNA polymerase sigma factor, with protein sequence MTAPLLTPGTIPAQLLRHDLLSHGQEIELALRWEVAVHAAYLLAEANCQVATSDELGELVALGRNAREVMVIGNLRLVAAIAREAASSSPVPVAELFAEGVLGLLDAVDRFDHRRGVRLGAWVAVQARSRISTAVCTRAGELPIGVAIARRRSRRVNDGAGFESVLGPAVPSSARTDARRCDHLPVPIDQVAEPSDPIADTALLAVIDRATGARLLGRLAEDQRRVVELRFGFTGAVLSRPATARQLGISVPEVRQLETQALARLRRDAA encoded by the coding sequence ATGACAGCACCCCTCCTCACGCCGGGGACGATCCCGGCACAGCTGCTCCGACATGACCTGCTCAGTCACGGTCAGGAGATCGAACTCGCCCTCCGCTGGGAGGTGGCGGTCCACGCCGCGTACCTGCTGGCCGAGGCGAACTGTCAGGTGGCCACCAGCGACGAGCTCGGTGAACTGGTGGCACTCGGTCGCAATGCCCGGGAAGTGATGGTGATCGGCAATCTCCGACTGGTGGCAGCGATCGCCCGGGAGGCCGCCAGCAGTTCACCGGTGCCGGTCGCCGAGCTCTTCGCCGAGGGGGTGCTCGGGCTGCTCGATGCGGTCGACAGATTCGATCATCGCCGTGGTGTCCGGCTGGGTGCCTGGGTTGCGGTGCAGGCCCGCTCGCGGATCTCCACCGCCGTCTGCACCCGGGCGGGGGAGTTGCCGATCGGTGTGGCGATCGCTCGCCGTCGATCGCGCCGGGTGAACGACGGGGCCGGCTTCGAAAGTGTGCTCGGGCCGGCGGTGCCATCCTCGGCGCGGACCGACGCGCGGCGGTGCGACCACCTCCCCGTACCGATCGACCAGGTGGCCGAACCCTCGGACCCGATCGCCGACACCGCCTTGCTGGCGGTGATCGACCGGGCGACCGGGGCGAGGCTGCTCGGCCGGTTGGCCGAGGACCAGCGCCGGGTCGTGGAGCTCCGCTTCGGGTTCACCGGTGCCGTCCTGAGCCGCCCGGCGACGGCCCGCCAACTCGGCATCTCGGTGCCCGAGGTACGCCAACTGGAGACGCAGGCCTTGGCGCGCCTGCGACGCGATGCAGCCTGA
- the dnaG gene encoding DNA primase has product MVGRIHPDDIAEVRERARIDDIIGTYVTLKKAGGGSQKGLCPFHDEKTPSFQVTPSRGFFYCFGCGEGGDVITFLQKIDNLSFTEAVERLADKTGIQLRYTEDDPGVRAERGQRMRILEANAAAAEWFAAQLRGPEALQARQFLDQRGFDRAAAERFGVGYAPRGGRELGTYLRGKGFSEPDLQAAGLVRNKGWDFFNGRLLWPIRDSGSSVLGFGGRRLYDDDRLPAKYINTPETPVYKKSHVLYGLDLARQAIGKQSQAVVVEGYTDVMAAHLSGVETAVASCGTAFGDDHARVLQRLMGNHDSFHGEVIFTFDGDAAGQKAALKVFSGDKNFISQTYVAIEPTGLDPCDLRLQHGPAAVRELVARRIPLYRFVMGNVIAGFDLDRAEGRTAAMRAAAPLVSSIRDVSLVNGYARELAGMIGLDVEEVRREVGRAASRHTEPAPEPAEEHERPPELSLLPDPTDRALSVERGTCQLLVQQPELFSPSWEELQGSDFTHPAYAALFSAVKATDATGRGGEDWLVRLRTHLGEGPAAAALEHLIASLAVQPLLSTPDQKYVQAYAAKLRLLSTVRAIADLKSKLQRTNPVDQQTAYNQMFADLLVLENRRKDLQARSVGIDS; this is encoded by the coding sequence GTGGTTGGCCGGATACACCCAGATGACATCGCCGAGGTGCGTGAGCGCGCCCGGATCGACGACATCATCGGCACCTACGTCACGCTGAAGAAGGCCGGCGGCGGATCGCAGAAGGGTCTGTGCCCCTTCCACGACGAGAAGACCCCGAGCTTCCAGGTCACCCCCTCGCGTGGCTTCTTCTACTGCTTCGGCTGCGGTGAGGGCGGTGATGTGATCACCTTCCTGCAGAAGATCGACAACCTCAGCTTCACCGAGGCCGTCGAGCGGCTGGCCGACAAGACCGGTATCCAGCTGCGCTACACCGAGGACGATCCCGGCGTCCGCGCCGAGCGGGGCCAGCGGATGCGGATCCTGGAGGCCAATGCGGCGGCGGCGGAATGGTTCGCCGCCCAGCTCCGCGGGCCGGAGGCGCTGCAGGCCCGACAGTTCCTCGACCAGCGTGGTTTCGACCGGGCAGCAGCCGAGCGGTTCGGTGTCGGTTACGCCCCGCGCGGTGGCCGCGAGCTCGGTACGTACCTGCGCGGCAAGGGTTTCTCCGAGCCCGATCTGCAGGCCGCCGGGCTGGTCCGGAACAAGGGCTGGGACTTCTTCAACGGCCGGCTGCTGTGGCCGATCCGCGACTCCGGTTCCTCGGTGCTCGGTTTCGGCGGTCGGCGGCTCTACGACGACGACCGGCTGCCGGCCAAGTACATCAACACCCCCGAGACGCCGGTCTACAAGAAGTCGCATGTGCTCTACGGCCTCGACCTGGCACGGCAGGCGATCGGCAAACAGTCCCAGGCCGTGGTGGTCGAGGGCTACACCGATGTGATGGCGGCCCACCTGTCGGGGGTGGAGACCGCGGTCGCCTCCTGCGGGACGGCCTTCGGTGATGATCATGCTCGGGTGCTGCAACGGCTGATGGGCAACCACGACTCCTTCCACGGTGAGGTGATCTTCACCTTCGACGGTGACGCGGCCGGGCAGAAGGCCGCGCTGAAGGTCTTCTCCGGGGACAAGAACTTCATCTCCCAGACCTATGTGGCGATCGAACCGACCGGTCTCGATCCCTGTGACCTGCGGTTGCAGCACGGGCCGGCGGCGGTGCGTGAACTGGTCGCCCGGCGGATCCCGCTGTACCGCTTCGTGATGGGCAATGTGATCGCCGGTTTCGATCTTGACCGGGCCGAGGGCCGGACCGCAGCGATGCGGGCTGCGGCACCGCTGGTCAGCAGCATCCGCGATGTTTCGCTGGTCAACGGTTACGCCCGTGAGCTGGCCGGCATGATCGGTTTGGACGTCGAGGAGGTACGCCGGGAGGTCGGTCGCGCCGCCAGCCGGCACACCGAACCGGCGCCGGAGCCGGCCGAGGAGCACGAACGCCCGCCGGAGCTGTCGCTGCTGCCCGACCCGACCGACCGGGCACTCTCGGTGGAGCGGGGTACGTGTCAGTTGTTGGTGCAGCAACCGGAGTTGTTCTCACCCAGCTGGGAGGAGCTGCAGGGCTCCGACTTCACCCATCCGGCCTATGCCGCACTGTTCTCGGCGGTGAAGGCGACCGATGCCACCGGACGCGGGGGCGAGGACTGGTTGGTCCGGTTGCGTACCCACCTGGGGGAGGGCCCGGCCGCGGCCGCGCTGGAACACCTGATCGCCTCCTTGGCGGTGCAGCCGTTGTTGAGCACCCCGGACCAGAAGTACGTCCAGGCCTATGCGGCGAAGTTGCGGTTGCTCAGCACGGTACGTGCGATCGCGGACCTGAAGTCGAAACTGCAACGGACCAACCCGGTTGATCAACAGACGGCCTACAACCAGATGTTCGCCGATCTGCTGGTGCTGGAGAATCGGCGCAAGGACCTGCAGGCGCGCAGCGTCGGCATCGATTCCTGA
- a CDS encoding thiol-disulfide oxidoreductase DCC family protein translates to MDRPLLLIDGDCGFCRTWAGRIARALDSLGARPIDIDAASAVALDALGVPRARTESEVVLVMLDGRHVGGAQAFAQWLVWAGGPAGLLGRALALPGVRQLAQLAYRIIAANRYRLPGSTAACALPAVRRPHSENVSQA, encoded by the coding sequence ATGGATCGACCACTGCTGCTGATCGACGGCGATTGCGGTTTCTGCCGCACCTGGGCCGGCCGGATCGCTCGCGCCCTGGACTCCCTCGGCGCCCGGCCGATCGACATCGACGCGGCATCGGCGGTCGCGCTCGATGCGCTCGGGGTGCCGCGCGCCCGGACCGAGTCCGAGGTCGTGCTGGTAATGCTCGACGGTCGCCACGTCGGTGGTGCGCAGGCCTTCGCGCAGTGGCTGGTCTGGGCCGGTGGGCCGGCCGGCCTGCTCGGACGCGCACTGGCGCTGCCCGGGGTCAGGCAGCTCGCCCAGCTGGCCTACCGGATCATCGCCGCGAACCGCTATCGACTGCCCGGATCGACCGCTGCCTGCGCGCTGCCGGCGGTACGTCGCCCTCACTCGGAGAACGTCAGCCAGGCCTGA
- a CDS encoding endonuclease/exonuclease/phosphatase family protein, whose amino-acid sequence MPPIDRRRILIGGAAAGAAALALGATDTAAADSRRRHRGRGLQVMSYNIRQDTGQTQPGEDDYWPEREPVLIKLLRQEEPGLLGVQEAQFNQLASIEEALPDHRMIGYGRQGGSKDEYSAIFYDAQRFSVLEWDQFWLSDTPDLIGSTSWGNSVTRVVVWARLQDRRSRDEFIMINTHFDHQSEPARIRSAEAIIELAGEFDDLPVILTGDFNTPASQDSGSYRTLVVDGPFQDSWNEAKRRLSPEYGTFLGYEEPVVGNDRIDWVLTDHTITVEKAKINIYSRGGRFASDHAPVQAWLTFSE is encoded by the coding sequence ATGCCCCCGATCGATCGTCGCCGGATCCTCATCGGCGGTGCCGCCGCCGGAGCTGCGGCACTCGCCCTCGGAGCGACCGACACCGCCGCAGCGGATTCGAGACGCCGCCACCGTGGGCGTGGCCTGCAGGTGATGTCGTACAACATCCGCCAGGACACCGGTCAGACCCAGCCCGGCGAGGACGACTACTGGCCGGAACGCGAGCCCGTCCTGATCAAGCTGCTCCGGCAGGAGGAACCCGGTCTGCTCGGTGTGCAGGAAGCACAGTTCAACCAACTCGCCTCCATCGAGGAAGCGCTGCCGGATCACCGTATGATCGGCTACGGTCGGCAGGGCGGCAGCAAGGACGAGTACTCGGCGATCTTCTACGATGCACAGCGTTTCTCGGTGCTGGAGTGGGATCAGTTCTGGCTCTCCGACACCCCGGACCTGATCGGCTCGACCAGCTGGGGCAACAGTGTCACCCGGGTGGTTGTCTGGGCGCGTTTGCAGGATCGGCGCAGCCGCGACGAGTTCATCATGATCAACACTCACTTCGACCACCAGTCGGAGCCGGCCAGGATCCGCAGTGCAGAGGCGATCATCGAGCTGGCAGGCGAATTCGACGACCTGCCGGTGATTCTCACCGGTGACTTCAACACTCCGGCATCCCAGGATTCGGGGAGCTACCGCACCCTGGTGGTGGACGGACCGTTCCAGGACAGCTGGAACGAGGCGAAGCGCCGCCTCAGCCCGGAGTACGGTACCTTCCTCGGCTACGAGGAGCCGGTGGTCGGAAACGACCGGATCGACTGGGTGCTCACCGACCACACGATCACCGTCGAGAAGGCGAAGATCAACATCTACTCGCGGGGCGGCCGGTTCGCCTCCGACCACGCCCCGGTTCAGGCCTGGCTGACGTTCTCCGAGTGA
- a CDS encoding TetR/AcrR family transcriptional regulator, which yields MPTTMTPAARRVLDAASRLFYAQGIHAVGVDTIAAEAGVTKKTLYDRFGSKDALVVAYLRERDDRWRELLADHRQRAGTDRERLLSLFTAAERWSRKAGGRGCAAINARAEIDDPEHPIAIEVAREKAWLLEQLVADCRSAGADRPKELAAELALLYDGALAASGLHSVRNPFGSARRAAEALCTAHGI from the coding sequence GTGCCCACGACGATGACCCCGGCTGCCCGACGCGTGCTGGATGCGGCGTCGCGGCTGTTCTATGCCCAGGGCATCCATGCCGTCGGCGTGGACACGATCGCTGCGGAGGCCGGGGTCACGAAGAAGACCCTGTACGACCGATTCGGCTCCAAGGACGCGCTGGTGGTGGCGTACCTGCGCGAACGCGATGATCGCTGGCGCGAGCTCCTGGCCGACCATCGTCAGCGAGCCGGGACCGACCGCGAGCGGTTGCTCAGCCTGTTCACCGCCGCGGAACGATGGTCACGGAAGGCAGGCGGACGCGGTTGTGCAGCGATCAACGCCCGCGCCGAGATCGACGACCCCGAGCACCCGATCGCCATCGAGGTGGCTCGGGAGAAGGCCTGGCTGTTGGAGCAGCTGGTCGCCGACTGCCGATCCGCCGGCGCCGACCGGCCGAAGGAGCTCGCGGCCGAACTGGCGCTGCTCTACGACGGCGCCCTCGCTGCCAGCGGCCTGCACTCGGTGCGGAATCCGTTCGGCTCGGCCCGCCGAGCCGCCGAGGCCTTGTGCACGGCGCACGGGATCTGA
- a CDS encoding HD domain-containing protein, translating into MRGHGDEGLVRAHRDSHAAVGEQEVLGREAREERERLTLRPGSAYSEGAGERAIAEAPDPERTCFERDRDRIVHSTAFRRLAGKTQVVVDPLDHQRTRLTHAIEVAQVATSIARGIGVNVSLADAIALGHDCGHGPGGHASEDAFDEFLPEGYDHGPWGADVVLTPLNLCVQTLDGIRNHSWSRPAPSTVEGEIVSWADRIAYCAHDLEDAIHARIITVDEIPAEVVEVAGTARREQLGTFIRAVIGSVAEHGEVGMAPREASALATLRRFNYERIYTRPAAVDQSRRVVDVLRALVEHYVAAPSTIPDVPAVDPGSSEAVHEAVRYVGGMTDRYAFEQAIKLLDWDPARLPQGIDRH; encoded by the coding sequence ATGCGCGGCCACGGTGACGAGGGGCTGGTACGCGCCCATCGCGACTCCCACGCCGCGGTGGGCGAGCAGGAGGTGCTCGGGCGGGAGGCGCGCGAGGAGCGGGAGCGGCTGACCCTGCGGCCCGGGTCCGCCTACTCCGAGGGAGCCGGGGAGCGGGCGATCGCGGAGGCGCCGGATCCCGAACGTACCTGTTTCGAACGCGACCGTGACCGGATCGTCCACTCCACCGCGTTCCGTCGGCTGGCAGGCAAGACCCAGGTGGTGGTCGATCCGCTCGATCATCAGCGGACCCGGCTGACCCATGCGATCGAGGTCGCCCAGGTCGCCACCTCGATCGCCCGGGGTATCGGGGTCAACGTTTCGTTGGCCGATGCGATCGCCCTCGGTCACGACTGCGGGCACGGCCCCGGTGGACATGCCTCGGAGGATGCCTTCGACGAGTTCCTTCCCGAGGGTTACGACCACGGGCCGTGGGGGGCCGATGTGGTGCTCACCCCGCTGAACCTGTGTGTGCAGACCCTGGACGGGATCCGCAACCATTCGTGGTCCCGGCCGGCGCCGTCGACGGTGGAGGGGGAGATCGTCTCCTGGGCCGACCGGATCGCCTACTGCGCCCATGATCTGGAGGATGCGATCCACGCCCGGATCATCACCGTCGACGAGATCCCGGCCGAGGTGGTCGAGGTCGCCGGGACCGCCCGACGTGAACAGCTCGGCACCTTCATCCGAGCCGTGATCGGTTCGGTGGCCGAGCACGGTGAGGTCGGCATGGCACCGCGGGAGGCCTCCGCGCTGGCCACCTTGCGGAGGTTCAACTACGAGCGGATCTACACCCGGCCGGCTGCGGTCGATCAGTCCCGTCGGGTGGTCGACGTCCTTCGCGCACTGGTCGAGCACTACGTCGCCGCCCCCTCCACGATCCCCGATGTACCGGCGGTCGACCCCGGCAGCAGCGAGGCCGTGCACGAGGCGGTGCGCTATGTCGGCGGGATGACCGATCGGTACGCCTTCGAGCAGGCGATCAAGTTGCTGGACTGGGACCCGGCCCGGCTACCGCAGGGGATCGACCGGCACTGA
- a CDS encoding VOC family protein, protein MSSRTANFCIDAHDPIAQARWWDQVIDDFSITDDCIMTDDEAELIGPAGRCLEFLKVPEAKTVKNRMHICLRPVSTTVDAEVERILALGASLVDDRRGLDDGGWVVLADPEGNEFCVLDRTAEQMNILQA, encoded by the coding sequence ATGAGCTCACGTACCGCCAACTTCTGCATCGACGCACACGACCCGATCGCCCAGGCCCGCTGGTGGGATCAGGTGATCGATGATTTCTCGATCACCGACGACTGCATCATGACCGATGACGAGGCCGAGCTGATCGGCCCCGCCGGGCGTTGCCTGGAGTTCCTGAAGGTGCCGGAGGCGAAGACGGTGAAGAATCGGATGCACATCTGCCTGCGGCCGGTGTCGACCACCGTCGATGCCGAGGTGGAGCGGATCCTTGCGCTGGGCGCCAGTCTGGTCGACGACCGGCGCGGCCTGGACGACGGCGGCTGGGTGGTACTGGCCGACCCCGAGGGCAACGAGTTCTGTGTGCTCGACCGCACTGCCGAGCAGATGAACATCCTGCAGGCCTAG
- a CDS encoding tetratricopeptide repeat protein has protein sequence MGTDAVLRARLDEIFAARDRTQMAPTIAAFLEVLAEHPDDPAVLYEVGGSYDTDGQEETALDYYQRAMAAGLEGRWLRQCYLQYGSTLRNLGRFDESLTVFDEGLALFPESESLGLFRALTLHAAGRPSAALGVVLTVIADRFPTAEVQRYEAALRGNAAYLVSLDTDGAEGASDRS, from the coding sequence ATGGGAACGGATGCAGTCCTGCGGGCCCGCCTGGACGAGATCTTCGCCGCGCGGGATCGGACACAGATGGCACCCACCATCGCAGCGTTCCTCGAGGTGCTTGCCGAACATCCGGACGACCCGGCCGTGCTCTACGAGGTCGGCGGCAGTTACGACACCGACGGTCAGGAGGAAACCGCGCTCGACTACTACCAGCGGGCGATGGCCGCTGGTTTGGAGGGGCGCTGGTTGCGGCAGTGCTACTTGCAGTACGGCAGCACGCTGCGCAACCTCGGCCGCTTCGACGAGAGCCTGACCGTGTTCGACGAAGGCTTGGCGCTGTTCCCCGAGTCGGAGTCGCTCGGCCTCTTCCGTGCGCTCACATTGCATGCGGCGGGCCGGCCCAGTGCCGCCCTCGGGGTTGTTCTGACCGTCATCGCCGACCGGTTTCCCACAGCCGAGGTGCAGCGCTACGAGGCTGCGCTCCGCGGCAATGCCGCCTACCTCGTGTCCTTGGACACAGATGGAGCCGAAGGAGCCTCGGACAGGTCCTAG
- the dusB gene encoding tRNA dihydrouridine synthase DusB has protein sequence MTITSTHSGLRLGSVHAPTPVVLAPMAGITNAAFRQLCREQGAGLYVCEMITSRGLVERDRKSIQMLAFDPGAPVNSVQLYGVDAPTMAEATRILCGDFGVDHVDLNFGCPVPKVTRKGGGAVLPWKRDRLRAILSATVKAAEPYGVPVTCKTRKGIDDEHLTFLDAGAIAEDCGVAAIALHGRTAVQAYSGTADWDSIAELKQHVGIPVLGNGDIWEASDALEMMQRTGADGVVIGRGCLGRPWLFGDLAAAFAGQQQRALPNLGEVARVFRRHAELLAELMGEQTGVTDLRKHVAWYFKGFGIGGEVRRGLGLASSLAGVDHWLGQVDADEPFPTGELGQPRGRQGSPRAKVIMPEGWLSDTCGLDTDLAEAEIGISGG, from the coding sequence ATGACGATCACCTCCACCCACAGCGGACTCCGACTGGGGTCCGTCCATGCCCCTACGCCGGTGGTGCTCGCACCGATGGCCGGTATCACCAATGCCGCCTTCCGGCAGTTGTGCCGTGAACAGGGCGCAGGCCTCTACGTCTGCGAGATGATCACCTCCCGGGGTCTCGTGGAACGGGATCGCAAGTCGATCCAGATGCTGGCCTTCGACCCGGGGGCACCGGTCAACTCGGTCCAGCTCTACGGCGTGGACGCCCCGACCATGGCCGAGGCGACCAGGATCCTTTGCGGTGACTTCGGCGTGGACCATGTCGACCTCAACTTCGGCTGCCCGGTGCCGAAGGTGACCCGCAAGGGTGGCGGAGCCGTCCTGCCCTGGAAACGGGACCGTCTGCGGGCGATCCTCTCGGCCACGGTGAAGGCGGCCGAACCCTATGGGGTGCCGGTCACCTGCAAGACCCGCAAGGGCATCGACGACGAACACCTGACCTTCCTCGATGCCGGTGCCATCGCCGAGGACTGCGGGGTGGCGGCGATCGCGCTGCACGGGCGTACCGCGGTGCAGGCCTATTCGGGTACGGCGGACTGGGACTCGATCGCGGAACTGAAGCAGCATGTCGGAATCCCGGTGCTCGGCAACGGTGACATCTGGGAGGCCTCCGATGCGCTGGAGATGATGCAGCGGACCGGTGCCGACGGGGTGGTGATCGGTCGCGGTTGTCTGGGGCGCCCGTGGCTGTTCGGCGATCTCGCCGCCGCCTTCGCCGGGCAGCAGCAGCGTGCGCTGCCGAACCTGGGGGAGGTGGCGAGGGTCTTCCGTCGCCATGCCGAACTGCTCGCCGAGCTGATGGGGGAGCAGACCGGGGTGACCGACCTGCGCAAACACGTCGCCTGGTACTTCAAGGGATTCGGGATCGGTGGTGAGGTACGCCGCGGTCTCGGCCTGGCCTCCTCACTGGCCGGTGTCGATCACTGGCTCGGTCAGGTCGACGCCGACGAACCTTTCCCCACCGGCGAACTCGGTCAGCCCCGCGGGCGTCAGGGCTCACCCCGGGCGAAGGTGATCATGCCCGAGGGCTGGCTGTCCGACACCTGTGGTCTGGACACCGACCTGGCCGAGGCCGAGATCGGCATCAGCGGCGGTTGA